A region of Sphingobium baderi DNA encodes the following proteins:
- a CDS encoding type IV secretory system conjugative DNA transfer family protein, with protein MEWLRQLGRAIRNLARISRQNPIWAITAFTLSPIRLIRHLLGVLFLFLATAIVLGLGMQFIFRTLIGLAHDSNLYQTIMMLTGLVVILITLRALFQPLILAYGGPDDTHGSARFATDRETRPLAQNGDGLIIGRDRKSGKLLRYAGPAHLLTIAPTRTGKGVGTIIPNLLDYPGPVVCIDPKGENARITARQRGTFGPVHVLDPFGVTGLPSAAFNPLDRIDPDSLDLADDCMTLADALVYDAPGEAGEAHWNEEAKALIAGIILSIVTSEPPATRTLGTLRDRLTLAPAIFPTMLEAMQAQGGLAARAANRHLGKSDREAAGVLSAAQRHTHFLDSPRMTAVLGQSDFAFADVKASPATVYLVLPPDRLATYARWLRLMLAQGLADLTRAPASPSRSVLFLLDEFAALGRLEPVERAMSLMAGYGIQLWPILQDVHQLRALYERRAGTFLSNAGVLQVFGVNDHDSAKLVSDLLGQETVVFETMSRALDAEETGISFGTQHVARLLLTPDEVRAMPANLELLFLAGQRPIIATKLAYYADREFAGNFDPVKRV; from the coding sequence ATGGAATGGCTCCGCCAGCTTGGCCGCGCAATCCGCAACCTCGCCCGCATATCACGTCAGAATCCTATATGGGCGATCACGGCCTTCACGCTCAGTCCCATAAGGTTGATCCGTCATCTGCTCGGCGTGCTGTTCCTGTTCCTCGCGACAGCCATCGTGCTCGGCCTGGGCATGCAGTTCATCTTTCGCACGCTGATCGGCCTGGCCCACGATTCCAACCTCTACCAGACCATCATGATGCTGACGGGCCTGGTCGTCATTCTCATCACGCTGCGCGCGCTGTTCCAACCCCTCATCCTTGCTTATGGCGGCCCCGACGACACCCACGGCTCGGCCCGCTTCGCCACGGATCGCGAGACGCGCCCCCTCGCCCAAAATGGCGACGGCCTGATAATTGGCCGCGACCGCAAATCGGGCAAGCTGCTGCGCTATGCCGGCCCCGCCCATTTGCTGACGATTGCGCCGACGCGCACCGGCAAGGGCGTGGGCACGATCATTCCTAACCTGCTCGACTATCCGGGGCCAGTCGTCTGCATCGACCCCAAGGGCGAGAACGCCCGCATCACCGCGCGCCAGCGTGGGACATTCGGCCCGGTCCATGTCCTCGATCCCTTCGGGGTGACGGGGCTTCCCTCGGCCGCGTTCAATCCGCTCGACCGGATCGACCCGGACAGCCTTGATCTCGCGGACGACTGCATGACGCTGGCCGATGCGCTGGTCTATGACGCCCCCGGCGAAGCCGGAGAGGCGCACTGGAACGAGGAAGCCAAGGCGCTGATCGCCGGCATCATCCTGTCGATTGTCACCAGCGAGCCGCCAGCGACGCGCACCCTTGGTACGCTCCGCGACCGGCTGACCCTTGCACCTGCCATTTTCCCGACCATGCTGGAGGCCATGCAGGCCCAGGGCGGTCTCGCCGCGCGCGCCGCCAACCGTCACCTCGGCAAGTCCGATCGCGAAGCCGCCGGCGTGCTGTCGGCCGCGCAGCGCCATACCCATTTCCTCGACAGCCCGCGCATGACGGCCGTGCTGGGACAGTCCGATTTCGCGTTCGCCGATGTGAAGGCGTCACCTGCCACCGTCTATTTGGTGCTGCCGCCCGATCGGCTCGCCACCTATGCTCGCTGGCTGCGCCTGATGCTCGCGCAGGGGCTGGCCGATCTGACACGCGCCCCGGCCTCCCCTAGCCGCTCTGTCTTGTTCCTGCTCGATGAGTTCGCGGCGCTGGGTCGCCTCGAACCCGTCGAGCGCGCTATGAGCTTGATGGCCGGCTACGGCATCCAGCTCTGGCCGATCTTGCAGGACGTTCACCAACTGCGCGCGCTCTACGAGCGCCGCGCCGGCACCTTCTTGTCGAACGCCGGCGTGTTGCAGGTGTTCGGCGTCAACGATCATGATAGCGCAAAACTGGTCTCCGATCTGCTCGGGCAGGAGACGGTAGTGTTCGAGACGATGAGCCGTGCGCTCGATGCGGAAGAAACCGGCATCTCCTTCGGCACCCAGCATGTCGCGCGCCTCCTGCTCACCCCCGATGAGGTCCGCGCCATGCCGGCGAACCTCGAACTGCTGTTCCTCGCGGGGCAACGGCCGATCATCGCCACCAAGCTCGCTTACTACGCCGATCGCGAGTTCGCAGGGAATTTCGATCCGGTAAAGCGTGTTTAA